A part of Armatimonadota bacterium genomic DNA contains:
- a CDS encoding TIM barrel protein, producing MTPIKQSACWGCLMKGDVKPEDGIKAAAEIGFASIEMGPQEYFGAIKDAGLDIAIFVGHKSLADGLNKRENHERIYDELMASLEIAVEYNVPSLLCLSGNRYDGVSDLQGAEICAEILARVAPAAEEKGVTLCTELLNSKVNHPGYMCDSTEWGVHLCKMVNSPRVKLLYDIYHMQIMEGDLIRTIRDNIQWFGHFHTAGNPGRNDMDETQEIYYPAVARCIAELDYQGYVGHEFLTKRENGIIGMREAFAVWNVG from the coding sequence ATGACACCGATCAAGCAGTCCGCATGCTGGGGATGCCTGATGAAGGGCGACGTCAAGCCCGAGGACGGCATCAAGGCCGCCGCCGAGATAGGCTTCGCATCCATTGAGATGGGCCCGCAGGAGTATTTCGGAGCGATCAAGGATGCGGGATTGGACATCGCGATTTTCGTGGGGCACAAGTCTCTCGCGGACGGGCTGAACAAGCGCGAGAATCACGAGCGTATCTACGACGAACTCATGGCCAGCCTGGAGATTGCGGTTGAGTACAACGTGCCCAGCCTCCTTTGCCTGAGTGGGAACCGTTACGACGGGGTATCCGACCTGCAGGGAGCGGAGATTTGCGCGGAGATACTGGCGCGAGTTGCCCCGGCAGCCGAGGAGAAAGGTGTCACCCTGTGCACCGAGCTTCTCAACAGTAAGGTCAACCACCCTGGTTACATGTGCGATAGCACCGAGTGGGGTGTGCACCTGTGCAAGATGGTGAACTCACCGCGGGTGAAGCTCCTCTATGACATCTACCACATGCAGATCATGGAAGGCGACCTGATCCGCACCATTCGCGACAATATCCAGTGGTTCGGGCACTTCCACACCGCGGGCAATCCGGGCCGCAATGACATGGACGAAACCCAGGAGATCTACTACCCGGCGGTGGCGCGGTGCATTGCGGAATTGGACTACCAGGGGTACGTGGGCCACGAGTTCCTGACCAAACGTGAGAACGGGATCATTGGCATGCGTGAGGCCTTCGCGGTCTGGAACGTGGGTTAG
- a CDS encoding polyphosphate kinase 2 family protein, with product MHERYRITPGASVKLADFDPDEHGGLDKDDNQVSERTLAALDFMHEYQERMYAEGCRSLLIILQAMDAGGKDGTIEHVMSGLNPQACHVQSFKVPTPLELRHDFLWRVHQWAPRAGHIMVFNRSHYEDVLVVRVHKLVPESVWRRRYAHINNFEELLTDSGTRIIKFFLHISKDEQKERLEDRIKDPAKHWKLNPNDSAERALWDHYMRAYEEVLERCSTHIAPWYVIPANRKWYRNMVVAEIIADALREMDPQWPKPNFDVSTIRID from the coding sequence ATGCACGAAAGGTACCGTATCACGCCCGGAGCCAGTGTGAAACTCGCCGACTTTGACCCCGACGAACACGGCGGGCTGGACAAGGACGACAACCAGGTCTCCGAGCGCACCCTGGCCGCACTGGATTTCATGCATGAGTACCAGGAGCGTATGTACGCTGAGGGCTGCCGATCCCTCCTCATCATCCTTCAGGCCATGGACGCAGGCGGCAAGGATGGGACCATCGAGCATGTGATGAGCGGTCTCAACCCCCAGGCGTGCCATGTTCAGAGCTTCAAGGTCCCGACGCCGTTGGAACTGCGCCATGACTTCCTGTGGCGCGTCCACCAGTGGGCGCCCCGCGCCGGACACATTATGGTGTTCAACCGCTCGCATTACGAGGATGTGCTGGTCGTGCGTGTTCACAAACTGGTGCCCGAGAGCGTCTGGCGCAGACGATATGCGCACATCAACAACTTCGAGGAACTCCTGACAGACTCGGGGACGCGGATCATCAAGTTCTTCCTGCACATTTCCAAAGACGAACAGAAAGAGCGCCTCGAGGACCGCATCAAGGACCCAGCCAAACACTGGAAGTTGAACCCCAACGATTCCGCGGAGCGCGCGCTTTGGGATCACTACATGCGGGCGTACGAGGAGGTGCTGGAGCGCTGCAGTACGCATATCGCGCCGTGGTACGTGATACCGGCGAACCGCAAGTGGTACCGGAACATGGTGGTGGCAGAGATCATCGCGGACGCGTTGCGAGAAATGGACCCACAGTGGCCCAAGCCGAATTTCGACGTGAGCACGATCAGGATCGACTGA